In Synechocystis sp. PCC 6714, the following are encoded in one genomic region:
- a CDS encoding AI-2E family transporter: protein MKLSQWLGLACLVMAVYVAWEIRQLLLLLFLAMVLTTALNRSVKQLQTWGINRSLALTITLVTVTVAVALFLLLVIPPFWEQLQVLLSSLPKVGDRLQKFVEGWQDRVELEFFSQAFSIDDLPDSISALGANAFSSLISFFSNSVTAVLQILFILAIAVMMLFSPQAYRRGVLKLFPSFYRRRADEILTQSESSLGNWLTGIVINSIFIASLSGIGLWILQIKLVLVHALMAGILNFIPNIGPAASVVFPLMIAVLDAPWKIIAVLILYFLIQNIESYWLTPIVMAKQVSLLPAVTLIAQLFFASVFGLLGLILALPLTVVLKTWIEEALFKDLLDNWQ, encoded by the coding sequence ATGAAACTAAGTCAGTGGTTGGGTTTAGCTTGTTTGGTGATGGCGGTCTATGTGGCTTGGGAAATCCGCCAACTCCTGCTACTGCTTTTCCTGGCTATGGTGCTGACCACGGCTCTGAATCGTTCCGTTAAACAATTACAAACCTGGGGCATCAACAGATCTTTGGCCCTGACCATTACTCTGGTCACAGTCACTGTGGCGGTGGCGTTGTTTCTGCTTTTGGTCATTCCCCCTTTTTGGGAACAGCTCCAGGTTTTGCTCAGTTCTCTTCCTAAGGTTGGCGATCGCCTGCAGAAATTTGTCGAGGGCTGGCAAGATCGGGTGGAACTGGAATTTTTCAGCCAAGCCTTTTCCATTGATGATTTACCGGACTCCATTTCGGCGCTGGGGGCCAATGCCTTTAGTTCCCTAATTAGCTTTTTTTCCAACTCTGTCACCGCTGTTCTGCAAATACTTTTCATCCTGGCGATCGCCGTGATGATGCTGTTTTCTCCCCAAGCCTACCGCCGGGGAGTACTGAAACTATTTCCTTCCTTTTACCGCCGCCGGGCCGATGAAATTTTGACCCAGTCGGAATCTTCCCTGGGCAATTGGCTCACAGGCATTGTCATTAACTCCATTTTTATCGCCAGTCTCAGCGGCATCGGTCTGTGGATTCTGCAGATTAAATTAGTGTTAGTCCATGCCCTAATGGCAGGAATTTTGAACTTTATTCCCAACATTGGCCCCGCCGCCAGCGTTGTTTTCCCCCTGATGATTGCTGTGTTGGATGCCCCCTGGAAAATCATCGCAGTGTTGATTCTCTACTTCCTCATCCAGAACATAGAAAGCTACTGGCTTACCCCCATTGTCATGGCGAAGCAGGTTTCCCTTCTGCCCGCTGTCACCCTGATTGCCCAACTTTTTTTTGCCAGTGTATTCGGACTACTGGGGCTGATCCTAGCCCTACCCCTGACGGTGGTTTTAAAAACCTGGATTGAAGAAGCCTTGTTTAAAGATCTTTTAGATAACTGGCAATGA
- a CDS encoding histidine kinase yields the protein MSSPPELGNASSVPLQFLLFIDDRPSSQDSVQEISQCLGTLVDGHSYDLQILQISKHPHLVEHFRLVATPSLIKLQPEPRQVLAGSNIIQQLQKWWPRWQQELQVNLGPEETEQSPSCPREISSVGYSGELMKMSDELFLLKKDKEELLEQISFKDQILAMLAHDLRSPLTAASIAVDTLELLQHKPVEEQKPALRSQLLQQARKQFKIMDRLIEDILQASKNLNSQFQVHGRPLAIADLCQEILELYQVKFSKKNLTITYDIPKDLPNVFADEELIRQVIANLLDNAIKYTPSNGLITVGALHRTTQKVQVSITDNGPGIPNSKQESIFEGHFRLQRDEQTDGYGLGLSLCRKIIQAHYGQIWVDSRPKQGSSFHFTLPVYR from the coding sequence ATGTCCTCCCCCCCAGAACTTGGTAATGCGTCTTCTGTCCCATTGCAATTTTTGCTGTTCATTGACGATCGCCCCAGCTCCCAGGACAGTGTGCAAGAAATTAGTCAATGCCTAGGCACCCTGGTGGATGGCCACAGTTACGACCTACAGATTCTGCAGATCAGTAAACATCCCCATTTAGTGGAACATTTCCGTTTGGTGGCTACCCCGTCCCTGATCAAACTGCAACCCGAACCCCGGCAGGTGTTGGCCGGCAGTAATATTATTCAACAATTGCAGAAATGGTGGCCCCGCTGGCAACAGGAACTCCAAGTGAATCTAGGGCCAGAGGAGACCGAGCAATCCCCCAGTTGTCCCCGGGAAATTTCTTCCGTAGGTTATTCCGGCGAACTGATGAAAATGTCGGACGAGCTTTTTCTGCTCAAAAAGGACAAGGAAGAATTGCTCGAACAAATCAGTTTTAAGGATCAAATTTTGGCCATGTTGGCCCACGATTTACGTAGTCCCCTCACCGCCGCCTCCATTGCTGTCGATACGTTGGAACTGTTGCAACATAAGCCCGTCGAAGAACAGAAACCAGCCCTGAGAAGTCAGCTATTACAACAGGCCCGCAAGCAGTTCAAAATTATGGACCGCTTGATTGAGGATATTCTGCAGGCATCGAAGAATCTCAATTCCCAGTTTCAGGTGCATGGCCGTCCCCTGGCGATCGCCGATCTTTGTCAAGAAATTTTAGAACTGTACCAAGTAAAATTTAGCAAAAAAAACCTCACCATTACCTACGATATTCCCAAGGATTTACCCAATGTTTTTGCCGATGAGGAGTTAATCCGCCAGGTGATTGCTAATTTGTTGGACAATGCCATTAAATACACCCCCTCCAATGGTCTGATCACAGTGGGAGCTCTCCACCGGACCACCCAGAAAGTCCAGGTGAGCATCACCGACAATGGCCCCGGCATTCCCAATTCCAAACAGGAAAGTATTTTTGAGGGGCACTTTCGCCTACAACGGGACGAACAAACCGATGGCTATGGTTTAGGTTTATCCCTCTGTCGCAAAATTATCCAAGCCCATTATGGTCAAATTTGGGTGGACAGTCGTCCAAAACAAGGCAGTTCTTTCCATTTTACGTTGCCCGTTTACCGTTAA
- a CDS encoding GerMN domain-containing protein, with amino-acid sequence MSEQRPFSALTGFALAALVVALAGTGFALWTGFNLSQSPPAVTVDPHRPDVAIPGQAQVYWLGNGKDDTAIAFVPQNIPPNGDPPEVQTERALKTLLAASGSDISAIPTNTTMLSLDKGSNGINLNLSTEFTAGGGSQSMIARLGQIIYTATSTDPSLPVWLSVEGEPLTVLGGEGLMVEQPITRKQFDADFMAPDR; translated from the coding sequence ATGAGTGAACAAAGACCATTTTCAGCCTTGACCGGCTTTGCCCTGGCCGCTTTGGTGGTGGCTCTGGCCGGTACGGGTTTTGCTCTTTGGACGGGCTTCAATCTTTCCCAAAGTCCCCCTGCCGTCACGGTGGATCCCCATAGGCCCGATGTTGCCATCCCTGGGCAGGCACAAGTTTATTGGCTCGGTAATGGCAAAGATGATACGGCGATCGCCTTTGTGCCCCAAAATATTCCCCCCAATGGTGACCCACCGGAAGTGCAGACGGAGCGGGCTCTCAAAACCCTGTTAGCCGCATCCGGCAGTGACATTTCTGCCATTCCCACCAACACCACCATGCTAAGCCTGGACAAAGGTTCTAATGGTATCAACCTAAACCTGTCAACGGAATTCACCGCAGGGGGGGGGAGCCAGAGCATGATCGCTAGGCTGGGGCAAATTATTTACACCGCCACCAGTACGGACCCCAGTCTTCCAGTTTGGTTATCCGTGGAGGGAGAACCCCTGACGGTACTAGGGGGAGAAGGGCTAATGGTGGAACAGCCCATTACCCGCAAGCAGTTTGACGCGGATTTTATGGCCCCTGATCGTTGA
- the tpiA gene encoding triose-phosphate isomerase, translating to MRKIIIAGNWKMHKTQAEAQAFLQEFKPLIEDAAESREVVLCVPFTDLSAMSQQLHGGRVRLGAQNVHWQTSGAYTGEISAAMLVEIGIHYVVIGHSERRQYFGETDETANLRVLAAQKAGLIPILCVGESKAQRDAGATEQVIIDQVKKGLVNVDQSNLVIAYEPIWAIGTGDTCAATEANRVIGLIREQLSNSQVTIQYGGSVNANNVDEIMAQPEIDGALVGGASLEPESFARIVNFQP from the coding sequence GTGCGAAAAATTATCATTGCGGGCAACTGGAAAATGCATAAGACGCAGGCGGAGGCCCAAGCGTTTTTGCAGGAGTTTAAGCCTTTAATCGAAGATGCGGCGGAAAGCCGTGAAGTGGTGTTGTGTGTTCCTTTCACCGATTTGAGCGCCATGTCCCAACAACTCCATGGGGGGCGGGTTCGCTTGGGGGCACAAAACGTCCATTGGCAAACCAGTGGAGCCTACACTGGCGAAATTTCGGCGGCTATGTTGGTGGAAATTGGCATTCATTACGTAGTCATCGGCCACAGTGAACGGCGGCAATATTTTGGTGAAACGGACGAAACGGCGAATTTGCGGGTGCTGGCGGCCCAAAAGGCGGGTTTAATCCCCATCCTCTGTGTGGGGGAAAGCAAGGCCCAGCGGGATGCCGGAGCAACGGAGCAGGTGATTATTGACCAGGTTAAAAAAGGCTTGGTGAATGTGGACCAATCTAACCTTGTCATTGCCTACGAGCCCATTTGGGCCATTGGCACAGGGGATACCTGTGCGGCAACGGAGGCGAACCGGGTGATTGGCCTAATCCGGGAACAATTAAGCAATTCCCAGGTCACCATCCAGTATGGGGGTTCGGTTAATGCCAATAATGTGGACGAAATTATGGCCCAACCGGAAATTGACGGAGCTCTGGTGGGGGGAGCGAGCTTAGAACCCGAGAGTTTTGCCCGCATTGTCAATTTTCAACCCTAG